The Primulina eburnea isolate SZY01 chromosome 6, ASM2296580v1, whole genome shotgun sequence genome contains a region encoding:
- the LOC140834162 gene encoding G-type lectin S-receptor-like serine/threonine-protein kinase LECRK3 → MAYAVNFCKMLHFMLVLLLPILATAQSYRNVSLGSSLIANNENSAWPSPSGDFAFGFRQIVPGGGYLLAIWFDSLPEKTIIWSANRDKPAAEGSKFHIFTDGRSELDDPRGQPIWTPNLAGSAVAYGAMLDSGNFVLVGNTSALLWQSFNDPTDTILPSQILNEGGRLVSSFSETNYSSGRFIFAMQGDGNLVSYNRNFPMDDSIGAYWASNTVGSGFQVIFNQSGYISLTAENGTILDFLSSNGASTALYYQRMILDYDGVLRHYVYPKFGNSTGGRPMSWSVLHFLPENICLSIPNNSVWGACGFNSICSLGTDQRPYCFCPTGYSPMNPSDKMSGCKQDFVAQICDQESQDASLFNFDDMYNTDFPGGSYMSYQQVQEDWCRQDCLDDCLCAAAIFRRKRCWKKKYPLSNGRFDSSVLGKAFIKVRKSNATLAPPANIPNKNKRSTLIITGSVLLGSSVFVNLLLLVAFLLFGFHLKRRESKILHPYSANIRSFTFKELQEATNGFKEELGSGACSTVYKGTLMNENDGLIAVKKLNKIAKDSEQELKTELNSISRTNHKNLVQLLGYCDEGENRLLVYQYMSNGSIARFLFQNSRPNWYQRVQIAIGTARGLCYLHEECSTQIIHCDIKPQNVLLDESLVAKISDFGLAKLLKDDQTRTTTMIRGTKGYVAPEWFRNMPITVKVDVYSFGILLLELICCRKNFETSITNQHEEILSDWAYDCYKDGTLHLLVANDEEATNDIKRFKKFVLVAIWCIQEDPSLRPNMKRVLHMLEGSIEVPLPPDPQSSFV, encoded by the coding sequence ATGGCTTACGCTGTTAATTTTTGTAAAATGTTACATTTCATGTTGGTTCTTTTGCTTCCAATATTAGCCACAGCGCAGTCCTATCGCAACGTTTCTTTGGGTTCATCTCTCATTGCGAACAATGAGAATTCAGCTTGGCCATCACCATCCGGTGATTTTGCTTTTGGATTCCGACAGATCGTGCCTGGTGGAGGCTACTTGCTAGCCATCTGGTTCGACAGTCTACCCGAAAAAACTATAATTTGGTCTGCAAATCGAGATAAACCAGCTGCGGAAGGATCTAAGTTTCATATTTTTACAGATGGGAGATCTGAACTCGATGATCCGAGGGGCCAGCCAATTTGGACTCCTAATCTGGCGGGCTCGGCTGTCGCATATGGCGCCATGCTTGACAGCGGTAACTTTGTATTGGTGGGCAATACATCAGCTCTCTTGTGGCAAAGTTTTAATGATCCAACTGATACGATTTTACCGTCCCAGATATTGAATGAAGGGGGTAGATTGGTTTCAAGCTTTTCGGAGACGAATTACTCCAGTGGGAGATTCATCTTTGCGATGCAAGGTGATGGGAATCTTGTGTCTTACAACAGAAACTTCCCCATGGACGACAGCATCGGTGCGTATTGGGCATCAAATACTGTTGGCAGTGGATTCCAAGTGATCTTTAACCAATCTGGCTACATCTCCCTTACAGCAGAGAATGGAACAATACTTGATTTTCTGTCTTCAAATGGCGCTTCAACCGCCCTATATTACCAGAGAATGATATTGGATTATGACGGGGTTCTCAGGCATTATGTATATCCCAAGTTTGGTAATTCAACAGGTGGAAGGCCGATGAGTTGGTCCGTTTTGCACTTCTTACCAGAGAATATATGTCTCAGCATACCAAACAATTCGGTATGGGGTGCGTGTGGCTTCAACAGCATATGCTCCCTGGGAACTGATCAGAGGCCTTATTGTTTCTGTCCTACCGGTTACTCTCCTATGAATCCAAGTGACAAGATGAGCGGATGCAAGCAAGATTTCGTCGCACAGATTTGTGATCAAGAATCACAAGATGCATCACTTTTCAACTTCGACGACATGTATAACACCGATTTCCCTGGTGGCAGTTACATGTCATATCAACAAGTCCAAGAAGATTGGTGTCGGCAGGATTGTCTTGATGATTGTTTATGTGCCGCTGCTATCTTTAGACGCAAGAGATGTTGGAAGAAAAAGTACCCTCTTTCGAATGGAAGATTTGACTCGAGCGTCCTGGGGAAAGCATTTATAAAGGTAAGGAAAAGTAATGCCACATTAGCCCCTCCAGCTAATATTCCGAACAAGAACAAAAGATCCACTCTCATTATTACAGGATCTGTTCTGTTGGGAAGTTCGGTATTTGTCAACTTGCTCCTACTCGTTGCTTTCTTGTTGTTTGGTTTTCATTTAAAACGACGAGAATCAAAGATTCTTCATCCGTACTCGGCCAACATAAGAAGTTTCACTTTCAAAGAATTACAAGAGGCAACAAATGGATTCAAGGAAGAACTTGGTAGCGGGGCTTGCTCAACTGTGTATAAAGGGACTCTGATGAACGAAAATGATGGTTTAATTGCGGTGAAAAAGCTGAATAAGATAGCGAAAGATTCTGAACAAGAACTGAAAACTGAATTGAACTCAATCAGCAGAACTAACCACAAAAATCTGGTGCAATTACTAGGATACTGTGATGAAGGTGAAAACAGGCTTCTCGTTTACCAATACATGAGTAATGGCTCGATAGCAAGATTTCTTTTCCAGAACTCGAGGCCAAATTGGTACCAAAGAGTACAGATTGCAATCGGAACCGCAAGGGGACTCTGCTATTTGCATGAAGAGTGCAGCACTCAAATCATACACTGCGACATCAAGCCTCAAAATGTTCTCTTGGACGAATCCTTGGTAGCGAAAATCTCGGATTTTGGGCTTGCAAAACTTCTAAAAGATGATCAGACCCGAACAACTACCATGATCCGTGGAACCAAAGGATATGTAGCTCCTGAATGGTTCAGAAACATGCCTATCACAGTAAAAGTCGACGTGTACAGCTTCGGTATCTTGTTGCTGGAGCTCATTTGCTGCAGAAAGAATTTCGAAACAAGCATTACGAATCAGCACGAGGAGATTCTGTCTGATTGGGCTTATGATTGTTACAAAGACGGTACACTGCACTTGCTAGTTGCCAATGACGAGGAAGCCACAAACGATATCAAACGGTTCAAGAAATTCGTGTTGGTCGCCATTTGGTGCATTCAAGAAGATCCGTCATTGAGGCCTAACATGAAGAGAGTTTTGCATATGCTCGAAGGATCTATCGAAGTGCCTCTTCCACCGGATCCTCAATCCAGCTTCGTATGA